The sequence below is a genomic window from Flagellimonas marinaquae.
TCCAATTTGGGCAGATAGGATGTACTTGCCCATATAAGTAAGTAGGCAACAAGCTAAAAAACCAAATGAAACTTAACTTATTTTTACTTTTATTGGTATACTCAATTTCTTCATACTCACAATGTTTTGATTGCGGACAAAGTATTGGAGGTCATGTTGAAGATGTTGTTTTAGATATCGACAAGGCTTCCGATGGAATTATATTAATATATACTGATCAGTCTAGTAATAGCACCATTCGTAAATATGATTTTGACTGCAATGTTATATGGACTAATAATGTACTTGCTCCAAGTGGAATGTTTATCCGAGATGCGACAATAGATAACAATGACAATATTTATACAGTTGTTTCAAATTATGGAAACAATCGCAACATTAACGGGGTAGTTATCGAGCAAGGAAGCAGCTTAGTAAGGCTGAACGCAAATGGAGATGTTGAATGGGCAAAAAAGTTCAGTGATGAAAAGCACTTAAATCGCAAAATCCACATTTGGATGAACAATCTTTTTGTTGTCGGACAAATTGACCAATCAATAAACACAAATATAGGATTGACAATTCCCAATGGATATGGAAGTCAATATTTTGCAGCAAAATACGACCTTGCAGGTAACCTAATAGATTCGGAACATTTTGGTGGAAATTACAATGAAACATTTTTTGATTCGCAAATTGATGAAAACGGAAATATTTATTTAACCGGGTTCTTCACGGATTATACCAATCATATTTCGCACTTGTACAAAATTAATTCTTCTCTTGACTTAGTTTGGTCGCAAGAATTATCAAATAATCCAGCTGAAAGGTCATTTCAACCCATGACCATTTACTATAATACATCGAATCAAAAATTGTATGTATGGGCCAAGTACAAAATGGCCGCAAACTTTTACAATAACTCAATAACGGTCAGTAATGACTGTACTATTGGAAGTGTAATAATGGAAATTTCCAAAATTAACGGTGATTTGGATAATTATACGGTCATTGACAATTGTGGATTTTTACAATCGGTGGGGAATGGCATTGGCAGTGTTGAACAGAGAAGCTTTCTGGCACACGAAGGTTCCAATCTATATATTTTATCAAGTTTTAGAAATGAAATTGAAATTGGTGATCAAACCTTAAGTACTTCTCAAACAATTCACAATGATTACAATGTGGATTTGATTTTGCACAAGATAGATTTAACGAATTTTTCTTCAGAATTAATTCTCAGATCAACTGGTGAGCAATATTATGACTCATCACCATATTATGATCTTGCAGGACCCATAGTTGCTCACAATGGAAGTATTCATATGTCATCTTCTTTTATGAGTTTTCCAATGACAATCAATGGAAATATCATAGATAACAACAGTGGAAACAATGCAAGGGACGTTTTATATTATAAACATATTTTAGACAAAACTGATGCTGAGGGTGTAATATCCATTGAAAACACGTGCGTTTCAGACGTAACTGAGTTTGAAATCAACGGTGATTTTGATTCCATCATTTGGGACTTTGATGATCCTACGTCAGGAACCGATAATACCTCAACCCTAAATAATCCAAGTCATATATTCACCACTAAAGGAACCTATAGTGTCACTGCCGAGGTGACCTGTGGAACGGAGTCAGAAATTATTCATGTTGAAGTTGTTATTACAGATACCCCAATGGCACGTCAAATTCCGGATATTTATGCTTGTGAGGACGTTTTTGGCGGACAAATTTCAAACTCATTTGACACATCTTCAATAGAAAATGATTTGATAGGAAACCAGTTGGGGGTTACCATAAAGTACTTTGATGGCAATGGTGTTGAATTGCCAAGTCCCCTTCCCAATCCCATGTCCAATACGCTTCTTGGGCAAGAAACAATTATCGCTAGAGTGGCATATACTGATAACTTGACTTGTTTTACAGAGGTACAGTTTGACCTAATTGTCAATTCAATTCCAGAAATAACCACAATTGGCAATCTATATGTCTGCGATGATGACTATGACGGAATTTCCGAGTTTGACCTCAGTAATGTAACGGATGATTTGTTAAATGGACAAACAGGAATGTTAGTTGAATTTTTCCATGAAGATGGACAACAATTGCCCAATCCATTACCAAATACCATATTTAATACGGTATCTCATCAAGAGACAATTATGGCAAAAATAACCGATCTAAGTACAAACTGCTTTCTGGAAACCACTTTTGATTTGGTGGTACATCCTTTGCCCGTAGCCAACCCATTAGAGATTTTAAATGGATGTGATGACAACGATGATGGCATCTCGGAGTATTTTGACACATCCAACATAGAAACCCAAGTGCTCAATGGGCAAACCGGAAAAAGGGTTACTTATTTTGACCAAGATGGAAATCAATTGCCAAGCCCTCTACCAAATCCTTACACAAACACCATTATGTACAATGAACATATAACGGTGAGGGTTACCGACAATGTTACAACTTGTTTTGCCGAGACCATACTGGAGTTAAAAACCTCGGCACAACCAAAAATAAACCAACCCGATAACTTATATAGCTGCGATTTAGGGAATGGATATAGTGAATTTGACACTTCTAATATAGAACAACAACTCATTGGAAATCAATCCGGTTTGGAGGTAACCTTTTATGATTCGGACAAAAACTTGCTTCCAAGTCCATTGCCTATACTGTTCCAAAATACAGAACCATTTTCACAAACTATCGGTGTAAGGGTCGAAAATGCAACTAACTCTATTTGTTATTCAGAAACATCTTTTGATTTGATCGTAACGGCCCTACCCGAAATCGACTTGGAAGATGAATATTTCATTTGCAATTTGGAACCATCAATATCTTTAAATGTTAATCCTGGGTTTGACTCTTATCGTTGGACTTCTGAAGGTGGCACGCAGATTTCAGATACAAACAATGCGGAAATTGTGGAAGAAGGAAGCTATACGCTAACTGTCAATCAGGATGAGAATGGAATTGTATGTGAAAATGTCTTCAATTTTAAGCTTGTACGTTCTGTTCCACCTGTAATTGAAAAAGTAAATCATGGCGAACTTGGAAATAATTTCATTGAAATTATCGCTTCTGGTGATGGTGATTTCGAATACTCCATTGATGGCATAAATTATCAGGACAGTAATTATTTTTCAAATGTTCATGGTGGTTCACATACCGTTTTCGTTCGAGACAAAGAAGGTTGCGGAGAAGATTCAGATGAAATAACCCTAATTGACTATCCAAAATTTTTCACACCAAATAATGATGGCTACAATGACTTTTGGCATATCCATGGAATTGAGGCTTTCCCTGACCTGAAAGTATTTATTTTTGATAGATATGGTAAATTATTGACCCAATTATCATCTTTTGATTTAGGATGGGATGGCTTTTATAATAACGAAAAGATGATGCCCAGTGATTATTGGTTTAAGGCAGATCTGGGAAATGGCCGAATCTTTTCTGGACATTTCTCACTAACTTATTAAGAGGTAGTGGGGGCAAATCAAAGTTCAAATAAACGATAACTAACGACTGAAAGTGATTAAACAAAAATTATCTCAAACAGAAGGTTTCAGTTCATAACTATATGAATACGGATAAGCAAATAGAGATTTATCAGGCCAATGACGGTTCCACTCAAATTAATGTTCAATTTGAACAAGATACCGTTTGGTTAACCCAAGCGCAAATGGGTCAACTATTTGAAAAAAACAAGCGTACGATTTCAGAGCATATACGAAACATTTTTAAAGAAGGTGAACTGGATGAAAAACTGGTTGTCCGGAAATCCCGGACAACCACTCAACACGGTGCCATTGCAGGGAAAACACAAACCTCCAACGTTAACTTGTACAATCTAGATGTTATAATTTCTGTAGGTTATAGGGTAAAATCTCAAAGAGGTACACAATTTAGAATATGGGCTTCCAATATTCTAAAGGAATATCTTATACAAGGGTACGCTGTAAATGAAAAACGTTTGGCCCAAAAGGAGCAAGAAGTACAACTTTTAAAAGGAGGCATACAAATATTAAGCAGGGCCATTGAAGAAAAAGTAGAAGATAATGAATGGCTTAAAGTTTATGCTAAAGGTTTAAGTTTATTAGACGATTACGACCATG
It includes:
- the rhuM gene encoding virulence protein RhuM/Fic/DOC family protein, which produces MNTDKQIEIYQANDGSTQINVQFEQDTVWLTQAQMGQLFEKNKRTISEHIRNIFKEGELDEKLVVRKSRTTTQHGAIAGKTQTSNVNLYNLDVIISVGYRVKSQRGTQFRIWASNILKEYLIQGYAVNEKRLAQKEQEVQLLKGGIQILSRAIEEKVEDNEWLKVYAKGLSLLDDYDHEQLDAKGLTARAASYPTIEAYFEVVDQMKSEFDSAVFGKEKDNSFQSSLSQVAKGFGEKDFYPTLEEKAAMLLYLIVKNHSFVDGNKRIAAACFLKFLQHNNMLFNSKQQPIINNETLASLTLFIASSKPEEMETVKRLVISVLNRSNQ
- a CDS encoding T9SS type B sorting domain-containing protein; amino-acid sequence: MKLNLFLLLLVYSISSYSQCFDCGQSIGGHVEDVVLDIDKASDGIILIYTDQSSNSTIRKYDFDCNVIWTNNVLAPSGMFIRDATIDNNDNIYTVVSNYGNNRNINGVVIEQGSSLVRLNANGDVEWAKKFSDEKHLNRKIHIWMNNLFVVGQIDQSINTNIGLTIPNGYGSQYFAAKYDLAGNLIDSEHFGGNYNETFFDSQIDENGNIYLTGFFTDYTNHISHLYKINSSLDLVWSQELSNNPAERSFQPMTIYYNTSNQKLYVWAKYKMAANFYNNSITVSNDCTIGSVIMEISKINGDLDNYTVIDNCGFLQSVGNGIGSVEQRSFLAHEGSNLYILSSFRNEIEIGDQTLSTSQTIHNDYNVDLILHKIDLTNFSSELILRSTGEQYYDSSPYYDLAGPIVAHNGSIHMSSSFMSFPMTINGNIIDNNSGNNARDVLYYKHILDKTDAEGVISIENTCVSDVTEFEINGDFDSIIWDFDDPTSGTDNTSTLNNPSHIFTTKGTYSVTAEVTCGTESEIIHVEVVITDTPMARQIPDIYACEDVFGGQISNSFDTSSIENDLIGNQLGVTIKYFDGNGVELPSPLPNPMSNTLLGQETIIARVAYTDNLTCFTEVQFDLIVNSIPEITTIGNLYVCDDDYDGISEFDLSNVTDDLLNGQTGMLVEFFHEDGQQLPNPLPNTIFNTVSHQETIMAKITDLSTNCFLETTFDLVVHPLPVANPLEILNGCDDNDDGISEYFDTSNIETQVLNGQTGKRVTYFDQDGNQLPSPLPNPYTNTIMYNEHITVRVTDNVTTCFAETILELKTSAQPKINQPDNLYSCDLGNGYSEFDTSNIEQQLIGNQSGLEVTFYDSDKNLLPSPLPILFQNTEPFSQTIGVRVENATNSICYSETSFDLIVTALPEIDLEDEYFICNLEPSISLNVNPGFDSYRWTSEGGTQISDTNNAEIVEEGSYTLTVNQDENGIVCENVFNFKLVRSVPPVIEKVNHGELGNNFIEIIASGDGDFEYSIDGINYQDSNYFSNVHGGSHTVFVRDKEGCGEDSDEITLIDYPKFFTPNNDGYNDFWHIHGIEAFPDLKVFIFDRYGKLLTQLSSFDLGWDGFYNNEKMMPSDYWFKADLGNGRIFSGHFSLTY